Proteins found in one Xenopus laevis strain J_2021 chromosome 1L, Xenopus_laevis_v10.1, whole genome shotgun sequence genomic segment:
- the c14orf93.L gene encoding uncharacterized protein C14orf93, producing MSFSATILFTPPPGHTEGKCGCKNEGIQARSVPLDGVTPINVTGDGVAVQGCEQLLHLIYQRVEKAVGIAEAALDVAKANSNILNQLQEEMSGLRKLTEKTDIDTFAVQMPTANTKCKTSEENEVEEIRGVQVVIEELRQLGAASASLVPGFHTSSMDRTPKDGYLSGGPSPGEATPLLSPMHVPAIDDFLNSEAPAARILAPSFVKQLTTSHPHGDAVEVLSEPAPQVLKPTLSTHSHLLLQKDGSLSPGGLIMTETSSTSGEMRPSISPPPLAPLYACTSSRQRGNGQKCFRRKRDLVLSKLVHNIHNHISNNKRFNGSESIKSSWNISVLRFLVEKLKQELVSSINHYTDKELKGACVAYFLTKRREYRNSMNPFKSLREKEEKKLRSRRYRLFANRSWGVQQFPVEDQALWEGVTEELMSDEEDSLSEPGVWVARPPRFRSPELTRLCYRIDSHSKHGNKTNRVYGSLSDRLPSAEAQVLPLHLYNPNWEGDDIDSDAGEVDGGGRGRKSFCPDLNSFIQIKVEKDE from the exons ATGTCATTTAGTGCCACTATTCTATTCACCCCACCACCGGGGCACACTGAGGGCAAGTGTGGCTGCAAGAATGAAGGCATTCAAGCACGTTCTGTTCCTCTTGATGGCGTCACTCCCATCAATGTAACTGGAGATGGCGTAGCAGTTCAGGGATGTGAACAACTTCTACACCTTATATATCAGCGAGTTGAAAAAGCTGTGGGAATAGCTGAAGCTGCACTGGATGTGGCCAAGGCCAACAGTAACATTTTAAACCAACTCCAAGAAGAGATGAGTGGTCTGAGAAAACTTACTGAAAAAACTGATATAGACACATTTGCTGTACAAATGCCAACTGctaatacaaaatgcaaaacatcAGAGGAAAATGAGGTGGAGGAAATTCGTGGAGTGCAAGTGGTCATTGAAGAACTGAGACAGCTgggtgcagcatctgcatctTTGGTACCTGGTTTTCATACATCATCTATGGACAGGACTCCAAAAGATGGATATCTGAGTGGAGGCCCTTCTCCTGGTGAGGCTACCCCACTGCTCAGCCCTATGCATGTGCCA GCGATTGATGATTTTTTAAACTCTGAAGCCCCTGCTGCAAGGATTCTAGCCCCCAGTTTCGTAAAGCAGCTGACTACGTCTCACCCTCACGGAGATGCAGTCGAAGTTCTAAGCGAGCCAGCTCCCCAAGTTTTGAAACCTACACTGTCAACACATTCTCATTTACTACTACAGAAGGATGGTTCTCTTAGTCCTGGTGGCTTAATTATGACTGAAACGTCTTCAACTTCTGGAGAGATGAGGCCATCTATTTCACCCCCGCCGCTGGCACCATTATATGCATGCACCAGCAGTCGGCAGCGTGGCAATGGGCAAAAGTGTTTCAGACGGAAACGGGATCTAGTGCTGTCC AAACTGGTTCACAATATTCACAACCATATTTCTAATAACAAACGATTCAATGGTTCAGAAAG TATCAAATCATCCTGGAATATTTCAGTTCTAAGGTTCCTGGTGGAGAAGTTAAAACAAGAGTTGGTGTCCAGCATCAACCATTACACAGACAAAGAGTTAAAAG GTGCCTGTGTTGCTTACTTCCTGACTAAGCGGAGAGAATATCGCAACTCTATGAATCCATTCAAAAGTCTGagagagaaagaggaaaaaaagctAAGAAGTCGGAGATACAGG CTCTTTGCCAATCGTTCATGGGGTGTGCAGCAGTTCCCTGTAGAGGACCAAGCATTATGGGAGGGTGTTACAGAAGAGCTGATGTCAGATGAAGAAGACAGTCTCTCAGAGCCAGGTGTTTGGGTCGCCCGACCACCACGTTTCCGATCACCAGAACTCACACGGCTTTGTTATCGAATTGATTCTCACTCCAAGCATGGCAATAAAACAAATCGTGTCTATGGATCCCTATCTGATCGACTTCCATCTGCAGAGGCACAAGTTTTACCACTCCACCTCTACAACCCAAActgggagggggatgatatcgaTAGTGATGCTGGGGAGGTAGATGGAGGTGGAAGAGGAAGAAAATCATTTTGCCCAGATTTAAACTCTTTTATACAGATAAAAGTTGAGAAAGATGAATGA
- the psmb11.L gene encoding proteasome subunit beta type-11, translating into MALQSVCGWDPNLSKELMPRNLCPFPVLKFANSPYILLSRHGFSDSTRYPEGPPPPEHGTTTLAFIYSGGVVAATDTRSSAGHLVCSPDSRKATLIHSHLLASTSGSAADCQLFGRALSRECRLYQLRNGYMPSVRGAAKMLSMMMMPFRGTKICAAVTLSGWDRNGPCICYVYNDGTRISSNVISVGSGSPYAYSVIDDGYRVDMEEEEARQLARRAVCHAGRRDAYSGGSVDVYWIREGGCERDPREDLVQLYEKLVQEETEKWGTNEMGKSKK; encoded by the coding sequence ATGGCTCTACAGAGTGTTTGTGGCTGGGATCCCAACCTTTCAAAAGAGCTTATGCCACGTAATCTCTGCCCCTTTCCTGTTTTAAAATTTGCAAACTCCCCTTATATTCTCCTTTCACGACATGGTTTCTCGGACTCTACCAGGTATCCAGAAGGGCCCCCACCTCCAGAACATGGCACTACTACACTTGCCTTCATCTATTCAGGAGGGGTGGTGGCTGCCACTGATACAAGATCCTCTGCTGGACATCTGGTCTGCAGCCCAGACAGCCGAAAAGCCACCCTCATCCACAGTCACCTGTTAGCCAGTACCTCTGGAAGTGCAGCTGACTGTCAGCTCTTTGGACGTGCTTTATCCAGAGAATGTAGACTCTACCAGCTGCGGAATGGGTACATGCCTAGTGTTCGAGGAGCAGCTAAAATGTTAAGTATGATGATGATGCCATTCCGTGGCACAAAAATTTGTGCTGCCGTTACCCTGTCTGGTTGGGACAGAAATGGACCTTGCATTTGCTACGTGTACAACGATGGAACTCGTATCAGCTCTAATGTAATTTCTGTAGGATCAGGATCCCCGTATGCATACAGCGTTATAGATGATGGATACAGAGTGGACATGGAGGAAGAGGAGGCCCGTCAACTAGCTAGGAGGGCAGTTTGCCATGCTGGAAGGAGAGATGCCTACTCTGGTGGCTCAGTGGACGTGTATTGGATTAGAGAAGGTGGATGTGAGCGGGACCCTAGGGAGGATCTggtacagttatatgaaaaactGGTTCAAGAAGAGACAGAAAAATGGGGTACAAATGAAATGGGAAAAAGCAAGAAGTAG
- the psmb5.L gene encoding proteasome subunit beta type-5, with translation MALASVVSSEDLSWNRPRDRPVHCGLDLHGTSFQVLPGAGEGTAEPGIEFLHGTTTLAFKFRHGVIVAVDSRATAGAYIASQTVKKVIEINPYLLGTMAGGAADCSFWERLLARQCRIYELRNKERISVAAASKLLANMVYQYKGMGLSMGTMICGWDKRGPGLYYVDSEGNRVSGSVFSVGSGSMYAYGVLDSGYNYELEVEEAQELARRSIYQATYRDAYSGGVVNLYHVREDGWVRVSQDDVLELHQKYQGQVN, from the exons ATGGCGCTGGCAAGTGTGGTGAGTTCGGAAGATCTGTCTTGGAACCGGCCCCGGGATAGACCGGTGCACTGCGGCCTTGACCTCCATGGCACGAGTTTTCAGGTGCTGCCCGGAGCTGGCGAAGGAACCGCGGAGCCTGGGATCGAGTTTCTGCACGGGACAACCACTCTGGCCTTCAAG TTCCGTCATGGAGTTATCGTGGCTGTGGACTCCCGTGCTACAGCTGGCGCATACATTGCCTCACAAACAGTGAAGAAGGTGATTGAGATTAATCCGTACCTTCTAGGTACTATGGCAGGAGGCGCTGCAGACTGTAGCTTCTGGGAGAGACTCCTTGCCCGTCAGTGCCGCATTTATGAGCTAAGGAACAAAGAGCGTATTTCAGTGGCTGCTGCATCAAAACTGCTGGCCAACATGGTTTACCAGTACAAAGGCATGGGATTATCCATGGGAACTATGATCTGTGGCTGGGATAAGAGAGGGCCTG GTCTCTACTATGTGGACAGCGAAGGGAACCGTGTGTCAGGTTCAGTGTTTTCTGTGGGCTCTGGCTCCATGTATGCCTATGGTGTTCTAGACAGCGGATATAACTATGAATTGGAGGTAGAAGAAGCCCAAGAGCTGGCACGGCGTTCCATTTACCAGGCCACATATCGTGATGCTTACTCTGGTGGAGTGGTGAACTTATACCACGTGCGTGAGGATGGCTGGGTGCGGGTGTCTCAAGATGATGTTTTAGAATTGCACCAGAAATATCAGGGTCAAGTTAACTAG